Proteins encoded in a region of the Zea mays cultivar B73 chromosome 2, Zm-B73-REFERENCE-NAM-5.0, whole genome shotgun sequence genome:
- the LOC103644048 gene encoding two-component response regulator-like PRR1 — MRATAPAARRSSCVRAGSQVPQPFHLPRLHAFVCSAQRARPPPSAGASPPRPSGTAQAPGTHTGTAQARPWLCLYGQLVYLYCDCACCDHPPVRWNRAVMSNRDEVSVVVKCLRLGAAEYLVKPLRTNELLNLWTHVWRRRRMLGLPEKNFFNDNFELVLSEPSDANTNSTTLLSDETDDRPKGNTNQETGTSKQLEYESNPSVAEPDQREKMEGVPGSALDASQKSSPRRAFSRPIKTNLRVAESSAFLAYVKSSTPATSSFDSELQRGGSRLDSLDNQGNCSSATDRSDTGTDVNIRNKEAFEMPAQYPMVWFSSSNMHMERSSEGHNDTSGTPPAYHFPFYYPGMVEHNMALSSAQDFQANINNAQAHTPQEGTFKICHYAGEVGEFCLVLSLSYF, encoded by the exons ATGAGAGCCACTGCGCCGGCCGCCAGGAGATCATCGTGCGTCCGTGCTGGGAGCCAGGTGCCCCAGCCCTTCCACCTTCCACGGCTCCACGCCTTCGTTTGCAGCGCGCAGCGCGCCCGGCCACCGCCCTCCGCCGGCGCTTCGCCTCCGCGGCCGAGCGGCACCGCCCAGGCCCCAGGCACCCACACCGGCACTGCCCAGGCCAGGCCTTGGCTCTGTCTCTACGGCCAGCTTGTGTATCT CTACTGTGATTGTGCTTGCTGTGACCATCCTCCTGTTCGATGGAACCGTGCAGTGATGTCCAACAGAGACGAGGTGTCTGTTGTTGTCAAGTGCTTGCGGCTTGGCGCCGCCGAGTACCTGGTGAAGCCGCTGCGCACGAATGAGCTGCTGAACCTTTGGACCCATGTGTGGCGGCGGAGACGGATG CTTGGTTTGCCCGAGAAAAACTTCTTCAATGACAACTTCGAGTTGGTGCTCTCAGAACCTAGCGATGCCAATACCAATAGCACCACCCTCCTCTCAGACGAGACCGACGATAGGCCTAAAGGAAACACGAATCAAGAAACAGGCACCTCAAAGCAACTTGAATACGAG TCTAATCCTTCAGTTGCTGAGCCCGACCAGAGAGAAAAGATGGAGGGTGTTCCAGGCTCTGCCCTAGATGCCAGTCAAAAAT CCTCTCCGAGAAGAGCGTTTTCACGCCCTATAAAAACTAACCTGAGGGTTGCCGAGTCGTCTGCATTTCTAGCATATGTCAAGTCAAGCACCCCAGCCACCAGCTCATTTGACAGCGAATTACAAAGGGGTGGCAGCCGATTAGATTCCTTGGATAACCAGGGTAATTGCTCTAGCGCAACCGATAGAAGTGACACCGGTACTGATGTAAATATTCGGAACAAAGAAGCTTTTGAGATGCCTGCGCAGTACCCTATGGTATGGTTTTCTTCCTCTAACATGCATATGGAGCGAAGCAGCGAAGGCCATAATGATACTTCAGGAACTCCACCTGCATACCATTTCCCATTTTATTATCCAGGGATGGTAGAGCACAACATGGCACTTTCGTCGGCGCAAGATTTTCAAGCAAACATAAACAATGCTCAAGCACATACACCGCAAGAAGGCACATTTAAGATTTGCCATTATGCAGGGGAGGTTGGTGAATTCTGTCTTGTTTTatctttaagctatttctaa